From a region of the Pseudanabaena sp. ABRG5-3 genome:
- a CDS encoding helicase HerA domain-containing protein, with translation MDLQPLGIVVQGSLSDGLEVRLNGEISVEDMRVGKFLVVHGRHTRFFCILTDVTLGTASPRILMNPPDPENTFLTEILAGTGTFGTINLTPMLMFVPSNPFDLLTQRASSDRVKKTKRKKSPVYETVEEINDFQLLPVKTIPSHFSQVFDATERDFRIVFGWEDDPHKRNFAIGQPIDMPVPICLDLDRFVERSNGVFGKSGTGKSFLTRLLLSGIIRKQAAVNLIFDMHSEYGWEAATEGKRFSTVKGLRQLFPAQVQIYTLDPDSTRRRGVRDAQELYISYDQIDVEDLMLIRDELNLSEASLENAIILRNEFGKTWISRLLAMTNSEIQEFCEQKMGSKSSIMALQRKLTRLDDLKYLRQTCPENYIKRILDAIAAGKHIVIEFGSQSNLLSYMLATNIITRRIHHSYVQQAEKFLQTKNISDRPQQLTITIEEAHRFLAPNTARQTIFGTIAREMRKYFVTLLIVDQRPSGIDNEVMSQIGTRITALLNDEKDIDAIFTGVAGSGNLRTILSKLDSKQQALVLGHAVPMPVVVQTRPYDETFYREIGEVPWEEISTPEVLRVAETAKADLGF, from the coding sequence ATGGATTTGCAACCATTAGGCATTGTTGTTCAGGGTTCTTTAAGCGATGGCTTAGAGGTAAGGCTGAATGGTGAAATTTCAGTCGAAGATATGCGCGTTGGTAAGTTTTTGGTGGTGCATGGTAGGCATACACGCTTTTTCTGCATTCTCACCGATGTCACCCTTGGCACTGCTAGTCCGCGCATTCTCATGAATCCACCCGATCCTGAGAATACTTTTTTAACCGAAATTTTGGCAGGAACAGGAACCTTTGGCACAATCAACTTAACGCCAATGTTAATGTTTGTGCCGTCTAATCCTTTTGATCTGTTAACGCAAAGGGCAAGTAGCGATCGCGTTAAAAAGACAAAGCGCAAAAAATCGCCAGTTTATGAAACCGTAGAAGAAATAAATGACTTTCAACTCCTGCCAGTAAAGACTATTCCTAGTCATTTTTCGCAAGTATTTGATGCGACGGAGAGGGACTTTCGGATTGTGTTTGGGTGGGAGGATGACCCACATAAGAGAAATTTTGCGATCGGGCAGCCCATTGATATGCCTGTGCCGATTTGTCTCGATCTCGATCGCTTTGTGGAGCGGAGTAACGGTGTATTTGGTAAATCGGGAACGGGAAAATCTTTTTTGACACGCTTATTACTATCAGGAATTATCCGTAAGCAAGCGGCAGTGAATCTGATTTTCGATATGCACTCGGAATATGGTTGGGAAGCAGCGACTGAAGGCAAAAGATTTAGTACGGTTAAGGGGTTACGACAGCTATTTCCTGCACAGGTACAGATTTATACCCTCGATCCTGACTCGACAAGGCGGCGCGGGGTGCGTGATGCTCAGGAGCTTTACATCAGCTATGACCAAATTGATGTGGAAGACTTGATGCTGATTCGCGATGAGTTAAATCTCTCGGAAGCAAGTTTAGAAAATGCGATTATTCTAAGGAATGAATTTGGTAAAACTTGGATTTCGCGATTGTTAGCGATGACTAATTCGGAAATTCAAGAATTTTGCGAACAGAAAATGGGGAGTAAATCCTCGATCATGGCACTCCAGCGTAAACTCACGCGCCTTGATGATCTTAAATATCTGCGTCAGACTTGCCCAGAAAATTATATTAAGCGAATTCTCGATGCGATCGCGGCGGGTAAACATATCGTGATCGAGTTCGGCTCACAGTCAAATCTACTCTCCTATATGTTGGCGACAAATATCATTACGCGGCGGATTCATCATTCCTATGTGCAGCAAGCGGAGAAGTTTTTGCAGACAAAAAATATTAGCGATCGCCCCCAGCAGTTAACCATCACCATTGAAGAAGCCCATCGTTTTCTGGCTCCAAATACGGCTAGACAAACGATTTTCGGGACGATCGCCCGTGAGATGCGGAAATATTTTGTGACTTTACTCATCGTCGATCAGCGTCCTTCAGGAATTGATAATGAGGTCATGTCCCAAATTGGAACCCGAATTACAGCTTTGCTCAATGATGAGAAAGATATTGATGCGATTTTTACGGGTGTAGCTGGTAGTGGTAATTTGCGAACAATTTTATCGAAGTTAGATTCTAAACAGCAAGCACTCGTTTTAGGTCATGCTGTACCAATGCCTGTGGTCGTACAAACTCGCCCCTATGATGAAACCTTCTATCGCGAGATCGGCGAAGTCCCTTGGGAAGAAATCTCGACTCCAGAAGTTCTACGAGTTGCCGAAACTGCTAAGGCAGATCTAGGGTTTTAA
- a CDS encoding RNA recognition motif domain-containing protein, translated as MSIYVGNLSYEVTQDHLKPVFEDYGKVTRVHFPTDRETGRARGFAFVEMSQDTEEDAAITALDGAEWMGRVLKVNKAKPRENNDSFGGGNRGGGGGRGGYGKSGGGRY; from the coding sequence ATGTCTATTTACGTTGGTAACTTGTCCTATGAAGTTACTCAAGACCATTTAAAGCCAGTTTTTGAAGACTACGGCAAGGTCACTCGTGTTCATTTCCCTACAGATCGTGAAACTGGTCGCGCTCGCGGCTTTGCTTTCGTTGAAATGAGCCAAGACACTGAAGAAGATGCTGCAATCACAGCATTGGACGGTGCTGAGTGGATGGGTCGCGTTCTCAAAGTTAACAAGGCTAAGCCTCGCGAGAATAATGACTCGTTTGGCGGTGGCAATAGAGGCGGCGGCGGTGGTCGTGGCGGCTATGGCAAGTCTGGCGGCGGTCGTTACTAA
- a CDS encoding filamentous hemagglutinin N-terminal domain-containing protein: MKAPYIRFSIVAIACSLISVAPLQAQVIGDKTLPISTIVNNQGTTFNITGGTQVGGNQFHSFQQFSVPTGNTAYFNNGNDVTNIISRVTGNSISNIDGLIKANGQANLFLINPNGIIFGKNAQLQIGGSFTASTANSIKFADGKEFSATNPQSTPLLTVSTPIGLQYGKEHNAVISNDGNLSVNKDLTLSSGNVISNGTLSALQGNLRVESVTGDVEVKDAIANTATFTANRNLILNSSQIGTISDLNLLAKDSVIARDTAERPFISSAGAKLTVQGDRLVDLFVLNHPDSGFYSGSDMVFRSANTIIGDAHYYANGNFRVEKLDGSIGNLESPTDPIIRSSSNVDLGVYLGRSLHIIAGGKVTIGAAQITNADTTNNSINPNNPQTQSLANVTLSSGKSLVIDGSTKPTLDIRAGVDSTIIGTSGITPVATTTGSRPTCASGNTISCYFNSTFTTRVLPVIPSSSSTPTESGITIGKINIQRPDAVVLLTNNYMPNTSLTGNSDITITGTGPSALPIAGISLVPTGSINSIVNGGSLYIDSRSNIVMQPNTLILTSSTLADANAGNIDLLAKNQISLGQNVQIKADGTNLGGQINLISNGALSTQGLQLFSTSTSSNSNGNSGRIHITATSLNLNTSNTFASQIVTSTQGKANAGDIQLNISGAINLNGSLSNATTEIRSQAFTNTAQGNSGNIIINGENQSKKADSLSIKNGAQITSITEGSGKIGEISILANSVSIDGTKSSINSQILAGATGNGSQIKLQTTNLSLTNGAQISTEVLGTNINSQGSNIHIYTNNLSLLNGSQISTSVTGQGKAGSLTIDALGTVLFDSVGKISSLINSGGQGFGGDITVIAQLLSLTNESQINAGTSGFGNAGNITIKVRDTANFDRSLVSSSVNTNGKGNAGNVEITAKDIFLVNGTQISSAVAGQGDGGQISITSNTLKIDGIGTLLGINSTSGIFGSVRTGAIGNGGNINIYVSKNLSLSNGARISASTNVNTTGNSGSIFIDPEVVTLTNGAKISVSSLGSGDGGNITMLAGLLSLNSSSITAETANGNGGNITLRLKDLFWLRNASLVSATAGNNGNGGNIDLSANFVLAFATENSDITANAFKGRGGNIAITTQGIFGLEYRPQLTPLSDITASSQFGINGTVTINTPGVDPSKGLGKLPVDVTDSSKLISQRCVADNTGSKFFITGRGGLPPSPSDSIHRATQILANVGSVSNDQSSAQSSQNDHSSKITSSTQNQDYLQDSPLARIVEIEGWIVDKSGRVSLVSKSLAPNWIWSNQPKCI, encoded by the coding sequence ATGAAAGCACCCTACATCAGATTTAGTATTGTTGCGATCGCCTGTAGCCTGATTTCAGTCGCTCCACTTCAAGCTCAAGTCATTGGTGACAAGACATTACCTATTAGTACGATCGTTAATAATCAGGGAACCACCTTCAACATTACAGGTGGCACACAGGTTGGAGGTAACCAATTTCATAGTTTTCAACAGTTTTCAGTCCCCACAGGTAACACCGCATATTTCAATAACGGTAATGATGTAACCAATATCATTAGTCGCGTTACGGGTAACTCTATTTCTAACATTGATGGATTGATCAAGGCGAATGGACAGGCAAATCTGTTTTTAATCAATCCGAATGGCATCATTTTTGGAAAAAATGCTCAGCTACAAATTGGTGGTTCCTTTACAGCCTCTACCGCCAACAGCATTAAGTTTGCGGATGGAAAAGAATTTAGTGCTACTAATCCCCAATCTACACCACTGTTAACGGTCAGCACTCCCATTGGTTTACAATATGGCAAAGAGCATAACGCAGTTATTAGCAATGATGGGAACTTAAGTGTCAATAAGGACTTGACTCTATCCTCTGGAAATGTGATCAGTAATGGCACTCTATCTGCTCTACAGGGTAACTTGCGAGTAGAGTCCGTGACTGGTGATGTAGAAGTTAAAGATGCGATCGCCAATACTGCCACATTCACTGCCAATCGTAATCTAATCCTAAATAGTAGTCAAATTGGCACAATTAGCGACTTGAATCTACTCGCTAAAGATTCTGTTATTGCAAGAGATACTGCTGAGCGTCCATTTATTTCATCCGCAGGAGCAAAACTGACAGTCCAAGGCGATCGCCTAGTTGATCTTTTTGTACTAAACCATCCCGACAGTGGATTCTACTCAGGTAGTGATATGGTATTTCGTTCCGCTAATACCATCATCGGTGATGCCCATTACTATGCTAATGGCAACTTTCGTGTTGAAAAATTAGATGGCTCTATCGGCAACCTCGAAAGCCCAACTGATCCTATAATTCGCTCTTCCAGCAATGTAGACCTTGGGGTGTATTTAGGCAGATCTTTACATATTATTGCAGGTGGAAAAGTCACAATCGGAGCCGCTCAAATCACCAATGCTGATACAACTAACAACTCAATCAATCCCAATAATCCACAAACCCAATCTCTAGCTAATGTCACCCTATCTAGTGGCAAGTCCCTAGTTATTGATGGAAGTACGAAACCGACGCTAGATATTCGGGCAGGTGTCGATTCAACAATTATTGGTACATCTGGTATAACACCAGTTGCAACAACTACAGGCTCAAGACCAACCTGTGCCAGTGGTAATACTATAAGTTGCTACTTCAATAGTACCTTCACAACACGAGTTCTTCCTGTCATACCATCTTCATCTTCAACTCCGACAGAAAGTGGAATTACAATTGGAAAGATCAATATTCAAAGACCTGATGCAGTCGTTCTACTAACTAATAATTACATGCCAAATACCAGCCTTACAGGGAATAGTGATATTACGATCACGGGAACTGGTCCGTCTGCTCTTCCAATCGCTGGTATAAGTTTAGTTCCTACAGGCAGCATAAATTCTATTGTGAATGGAGGCTCATTATATATAGATTCTCGCTCAAATATTGTAATGCAACCTAACACACTTATTTTGACTAGCTCTACCTTGGCAGATGCAAACGCAGGAAATATTGATTTGCTTGCTAAAAACCAAATTAGTTTGGGTCAAAATGTGCAAATCAAAGCAGATGGAACTAATTTAGGGGGACAGATTAATCTTATTAGTAATGGGGCGCTTTCTACTCAAGGATTACAACTTTTTAGCACTAGTACATCCTCCAATAGTAATGGAAATAGTGGAAGGATTCACATTACCGCAACTTCGCTTAATTTAAACACCTCTAATACATTTGCTTCTCAAATTGTTACAAGTACTCAGGGAAAGGCAAATGCAGGTGATATTCAGCTTAACATTTCTGGTGCTATCAACTTGAATGGTAGTTTAAGCAATGCTACAACCGAAATTCGGAGTCAAGCATTTACTAACACCGCACAAGGGAATAGCGGAAATATAATCATCAATGGAGAAAATCAATCAAAGAAAGCAGATTCTTTATCCATTAAGAATGGCGCTCAAATCACCTCTATTACTGAAGGAAGCGGTAAAATTGGAGAGATTAGTATTTTAGCAAACTCAGTTAGCATTGATGGTACTAAGAGCAGTATCAATAGTCAAATTCTCGCAGGTGCAACTGGTAATGGCAGCCAAATTAAGCTCCAAACTACGAACCTTTCTTTAACTAATGGCGCACAAATTAGCACAGAAGTCTTAGGCACAAACATTAACAGTCAAGGTAGTAATATTCATATCTATACCAATAATTTGTCACTACTTAATGGGTCACAAATCAGTACATCGGTGACTGGGCAAGGTAAAGCAGGAAGCCTGACTATAGATGCTTTGGGAACAGTGCTATTTGATTCTGTAGGTAAAATTTCTTCATTAATTAATTCTGGTGGGCAAGGCTTTGGTGGGGATATAACAGTCATTGCTCAGTTACTTTCGCTCACTAATGAATCTCAAATCAATGCTGGTACTAGTGGATTCGGTAATGCTGGCAATATTACAATTAAAGTTAGAGATACTGCTAATTTTGATCGGAGCTTAGTTTCATCATCAGTAAATACAAATGGCAAGGGAAATGCTGGCAATGTAGAAATTACAGCTAAAGATATATTTCTGGTGAATGGTACGCAGATTAGCTCTGCGGTAGCTGGACAAGGTGATGGAGGGCAGATTTCTATTACTTCTAACACATTAAAGATTGATGGTATAGGAACTCTCTTGGGTATAAATAGTACCAGTGGTATTTTTGGCTCCGTTAGAACAGGTGCTATTGGCAATGGAGGAAATATTAATATCTACGTTAGCAAGAATCTATCTCTTAGCAATGGAGCTAGAATATCGGCATCAACAAATGTCAATACGACTGGCAACAGTGGTTCCATTTTCATCGATCCTGAAGTTGTAACGTTGACAAATGGAGCAAAAATTTCTGTGAGTAGTCTAGGCTCAGGTGATGGTGGCAATATTACAATGCTTGCGGGGCTTTTATCTCTTAACAGTAGCTCAATTACTGCCGAAACTGCCAATGGGAACGGAGGAAATATTACTTTACGATTAAAGGATTTATTTTGGCTTAGGAATGCCAGTCTTGTAAGTGCTACCGCAGGTAATAATGGTAATGGCGGCAACATTGATCTAAGCGCCAATTTTGTTCTAGCTTTTGCTACGGAAAATAGTGATATTACAGCAAATGCTTTCAAAGGGAGAGGAGGAAATATTGCGATTACCACTCAAGGAATCTTTGGATTAGAATACCGCCCTCAACTAACGCCTTTAAGCGACATTACAGCAAGTTCTCAGTTTGGCATAAATGGCACTGTGACAATCAATACTCCTGGTGTAGATCCGAGCAAAGGGCTTGGTAAATTACCTGTGGATGTGACTGACTCTAGTAAGTTAATCTCCCAGCGTTGTGTTGCCGATAATACAGGGAGTAAATTTTTTATAACAGGTCGTGGTGGACTACCACCCAGTCCTTCGGATTCAATTCATAGAGCAACACAGATTTTAGCTAATGTTGGCTCAGTTAGTAATGATCAATCATCTGCACAAAGCAGTCAAAATGACCACAGTTCTAAAATTACTTCGTCAACACAAAATCAAGATTACCTTCAAGATTCTCCACTTGCTCGCATCGTTGAAATAGAGGGATGGATAGTAGATAAATCAGGTAGGGTTTCATTAGTATCTAAGTCACTAGCTCCCAATTGGATTTGGTCAAATCAACCTAAATGTATTTAA
- a CDS encoding CHAT domain-containing protein, translated as MKTKIINILSKLFKSIYIKAASGAVKKVSGISSDLVIKIISKSKYFKFHIKKNIILLFIFAIASSLHPLIAQSINPSQESIPINSINPKISSRSGKNASALFNQGQSFYNTGKFDESVQAWQQASEFYQQQNDAISLSTTLSNLSLAYQALGHWQLAEVSVNRSLQIAKSISPQTDASQREIARALDTKGRLALSVGNPENALDLWKQAAILHNQLGDFSNQIRNTLNQEQALKIQGFYRRSLQTLEDLLPKLQTQPNSLLKAIALSHYGEILSLTGDINLARQKLEESFQILQSLPDSSTNLEINEQKSIVLLNLGNVERVDDNLSLAIDLYNQSIEVGQQPITKLQGKLNLLSLAIESEKLGSALEIRSQIAPKIASLPISDAGIRARINYAESILQLTQLLPKSEHLGLQTDAAQVLAEAVKQSQSIGSQSLLAYSLGGLGNVYEQSQQVNEAIELTERAIAIAQSINAPDIAYRWQWQLGRLLKAKGDRKSAIASYTEAIQNLRQLRSDLAFINSDVQFSFRERVEPVYRQLVSLLLQPDSTNQESDEDKQKNLLKAQAGIESLQLAELVNFFRSDCLNAVQVDINQLDRTAAVIYPILLEDRLEVIISLPQQPLRHYSSKILPQEIDNIVAELRSDLRDTSSQDYLAYSQKLYNFLIRPTERELEQAQVKTIVFVLDGSLRNIPMSVLNDGKHFLVEKYSLALTPGLQLIDPKPIARQKIAALTGGLTEASQGFSALPSVNKELQEVQNQIPSSKLLLNANFTKNNLEKALEGYSTPIIHLATHGNFSSQAENTFLLTYDGKLNIESLTKLLLAKNQLDAEPIELLILSACQTAVGDKRAALGMAGMAVRAGARSTIASLWSVDDEATSQFMISLYKSLSTAKVTKSESLRTAQLNLLNSQKYSHPYFWAAFVLLGNWL; from the coding sequence ATGAAAACCAAAATCATTAATATATTAAGTAAGTTATTTAAATCAATATATATTAAAGCAGCTAGTGGGGCTGTCAAGAAAGTTTCAGGAATATCTAGCGATCTAGTAATAAAAATAATCTCAAAATCTAAATATTTCAAATTTCACATTAAAAAAAATATAATCCTTTTGTTTATATTTGCGATCGCCTCATCACTTCATCCTTTGATCGCTCAATCTATTAATCCATCTCAAGAATCTATTCCTATTAATTCTATTAATCCGAAGATCTCTAGTCGTTCTGGGAAAAATGCTTCAGCTTTATTTAATCAAGGTCAATCTTTTTATAATACTGGCAAATTTGATGAATCTGTACAAGCTTGGCAACAAGCTTCTGAATTCTACCAACAGCAGAATGATGCGATATCTTTATCTACGACTTTGAGTAATTTATCGTTAGCATATCAGGCTTTAGGACATTGGCAGCTAGCTGAAGTGAGTGTCAATCGGAGCTTGCAAATTGCTAAATCAATATCACCACAAACAGATGCTAGTCAAAGAGAAATTGCAAGAGCTTTAGATACTAAGGGTCGTCTTGCACTCTCGGTTGGGAATCCAGAAAATGCCCTTGATTTGTGGAAACAAGCGGCAATTTTGCATAATCAACTTGGTGATTTTTCCAATCAAATTCGTAATACGCTAAATCAGGAGCAGGCTCTGAAGATTCAAGGATTTTATCGGCGATCGCTACAAACCCTTGAAGATCTCTTGCCCAAATTGCAAACTCAGCCAAATTCTTTGCTGAAGGCGATCGCTCTTAGTCATTATGGTGAAATTCTATCTCTAACTGGGGATATTAATCTTGCTAGGCAGAAGCTAGAAGAGAGTTTCCAGATCCTCCAAAGTCTTCCTGATAGCAGCACAAATCTTGAAATTAATGAGCAGAAAAGTATCGTTTTACTCAATCTTGGGAATGTAGAAAGGGTTGATGATAATCTATCTTTAGCGATAGATCTCTATAATCAATCGATAGAAGTTGGGCAGCAGCCTATTACTAAATTACAAGGTAAGCTTAATCTGCTCAGTTTAGCAATTGAATCCGAAAAATTAGGTTCTGCTCTAGAAATACGTTCTCAAATTGCACCTAAGATCGCGAGTTTACCGATTAGTGATGCTGGGATTCGAGCGCGGATTAATTATGCCGAAAGTATTCTTCAATTGACGCAACTGTTGCCTAAGTCTGAACATTTGGGTCTACAGACAGATGCCGCACAGGTTTTGGCAGAGGCAGTTAAGCAATCGCAATCCATTGGGTCTCAGTCTCTACTTGCCTATTCACTAGGTGGTTTGGGTAATGTTTATGAGCAATCTCAGCAAGTAAATGAAGCAATTGAACTCACCGAGCGGGCGATCGCGATCGCTCAAAGCATTAATGCCCCTGATATTGCCTATCGCTGGCAATGGCAACTTGGGCGGTTGTTAAAAGCAAAGGGAGATCGTAAATCGGCGATCGCATCCTACACTGAAGCTATCCAAAATTTAAGACAACTTCGTAGCGATTTAGCATTTATCAACTCTGATGTACAGTTTTCTTTTCGCGAGAGAGTTGAGCCAGTTTATCGGCAACTTGTCAGTTTATTATTGCAACCCGATAGCACAAATCAGGAAAGTGATGAGGATAAACAAAAAAACCTCCTAAAGGCACAGGCTGGGATCGAATCTTTACAACTAGCCGAACTGGTCAACTTTTTTCGTTCCGATTGTCTGAATGCAGTGCAGGTTGATATTAATCAACTAGATCGCACTGCTGCTGTTATTTATCCAATTTTACTGGAAGATAGGCTAGAGGTAATTATTAGCCTACCACAACAACCACTTCGTCATTATTCCTCTAAGATCCTACCCCAAGAGATCGATAATATTGTTGCCGAGCTAAGAAGTGATTTGCGAGATACTTCATCACAGGATTATCTCGCATATTCCCAAAAGCTCTACAATTTCTTGATTCGTCCTACGGAAAGAGAGTTGGAGCAAGCTCAAGTTAAAACGATTGTATTTGTTTTAGATGGCTCTCTACGCAATATTCCCATGTCTGTCCTCAATGATGGCAAACATTTTCTGGTGGAAAAATATAGTCTTGCCCTCACCCCAGGACTGCAACTAATCGATCCTAAACCGATCGCTAGACAGAAAATAGCGGCACTTACAGGCGGACTCACGGAAGCTAGTCAGGGCTTTTCCGCTCTTCCTAGCGTCAATAAGGAACTTCAGGAAGTCCAAAATCAAATTCCATCTAGTAAATTATTACTGAATGCGAACTTCACTAAGAACAACCTAGAAAAGGCGCTTGAGGGTTATTCTACTCCCATCATTCATTTAGCAACTCACGGTAACTTTAGTTCTCAAGCAGAAAATACCTTTCTCCTTACCTATGACGGCAAGCTCAATATTGAGAGTCTTACCAAATTATTATTAGCTAAAAATCAATTGGATGCAGAACCAATAGAACTTTTAATCCTCAGTGCTTGTCAAACTGCTGTTGGAGATAAAAGAGCAGCACTCGGTATGGCGGGTATGGCGGTGAGAGCTGGAGCAAGAAGTACGATCGCGTCTCTATGGTCAGTAGATGATGAGGCAACTTCCCAGTTTATGATTTCCCTTTATAAAAGTCTATCTACTGCCAAAGTTACAAAATCCGAGTCTTTAAGAACGGCTCAGCTAAATTTACTGAATAGTCAAAAATATTCTCATCCCTATTTTTGGGCTGCCTTTGTATTGCTTGGTAACTGGTTATAA
- a CDS encoding ShlB/FhaC/HecB family hemolysin secretion/activation protein → MKTMTLCNSLQIVFLRLASVQVGLLCINCGDLSPVIAQNKTPLPIPQDQILIKPQIIAPSQSPSLPQTPTQLPSPNELLKPSRPSNQSPPENTNIAERIIVQRFEVVGSTIFSREDFNQVLEPYTKRPITFAELLQARSAISEFYINKGYITSGAFIPPQNLNEGVVKIQVVEGGLQEIRVSGNERLSPDYIRSRLNIATGKPLNRDRLVEALQVLQLNPLIASLSAELAAGDRPGQNILDIKFTEAKSSNLQLNLDNNRAPSVGTFRRRLQFIENNLTGLGDSITVGYSNTDGSNAYDLSYNIPINPYNGTIALSFSNSNSNVIEQPFNSLDIYSNSTAYDLTYRQPLVQTPNQEFSIGLTTSYRESLASILKIPFPLSAGADNNGVTKLTALRFFQEYTQRSGQSVFAMRSQFSLGIGVLGATINEQAPDSRFLSWRGQAQYVSLLAPDTLLLLRGDLQLADRALLPLEQIGFGGQDSLRGYRQDFLFGDNGTNLSVEFRMPVLRVPEIEGLLQLTPFIDAGLVWASSGEANPNPNALIGSGLGLRWTMGNRLTGRLDYGFPLVSVQNSRKTLQESGLYFSLIYNLF, encoded by the coding sequence ATGAAAACCATGACATTGTGTAATAGTCTACAAATTGTCTTTCTCCGCCTAGCCTCTGTTCAAGTTGGTTTGTTGTGCATTAATTGCGGGGATTTATCTCCTGTGATCGCTCAAAATAAAACACCATTACCCATACCTCAAGATCAAATTCTGATCAAGCCGCAAATTATTGCACCATCACAGTCACCATCTCTCCCCCAAACACCAACGCAACTTCCATCTCCTAATGAATTACTAAAGCCATCTCGTCCATCTAATCAGTCTCCTCCAGAAAATACAAATATAGCCGAAAGGATAATAGTTCAACGTTTTGAGGTAGTTGGCAGCACCATTTTTAGCAGGGAAGATTTCAATCAAGTTCTAGAACCTTATACTAAGCGTCCAATTACTTTTGCTGAACTCCTCCAAGCACGTTCGGCAATTTCCGAGTTTTATATCAATAAAGGTTACATCACCTCAGGAGCTTTTATTCCTCCTCAGAACCTCAATGAAGGTGTAGTCAAAATACAAGTTGTTGAAGGTGGTCTTCAAGAAATTAGAGTATCAGGGAACGAGAGACTTAGCCCAGACTATATCCGATCGCGTTTAAATATTGCGACAGGAAAACCACTCAATCGCGATCGCTTAGTGGAAGCATTACAGGTATTGCAGCTTAATCCACTGATTGCTAGTTTATCGGCGGAGTTAGCCGCAGGCGATCGCCCCGGACAAAATATTTTAGATATCAAATTTACGGAAGCAAAATCATCAAACCTCCAATTAAATCTAGATAATAACCGTGCGCCCAGTGTAGGAACCTTTCGCCGCAGATTGCAATTTATCGAAAATAACTTAACGGGACTTGGTGATAGCATCACAGTGGGATATAGCAATACGGATGGTTCTAATGCTTACGATCTCAGCTATAACATCCCAATTAATCCCTATAATGGCACAATTGCTCTATCCTTTAGCAATAGTAATAGTAACGTTATTGAACAGCCTTTTAATAGCCTTGATATCTATTCCAATTCCACTGCCTATGATTTGACCTATCGTCAACCACTCGTACAAACTCCTAATCAAGAATTTAGCATTGGTCTAACCACGTCCTATCGCGAAAGCTTAGCCAGTATTTTAAAAATTCCTTTTCCCCTTTCCGCAGGTGCAGATAACAATGGCGTAACTAAACTAACAGCTTTGCGTTTCTTTCAGGAATATACGCAGCGTAGTGGACAATCGGTTTTTGCAATGCGATCGCAGTTCAGTTTAGGTATCGGTGTGTTAGGTGCAACTATTAATGAGCAAGCTCCTGATAGTAGGTTTCTGTCATGGCGGGGACAGGCTCAGTATGTCAGTTTACTTGCTCCTGACACCCTATTACTTTTACGTGGTGATCTGCAATTAGCTGATCGTGCATTGCTACCTTTAGAACAAATTGGCTTTGGTGGGCAAGATAGTTTACGGGGCTATCGCCAAGATTTTCTATTTGGAGATAATGGTACAAACCTCTCCGTAGAGTTCAGAATGCCTGTATTGCGTGTACCCGAAATCGAAGGTTTACTACAACTGACTCCATTTATCGATGCGGGTCTCGTTTGGGCTAGCTCAGGTGAAGCAAACCCTAACCCCAATGCTCTGATTGGTTCTGGATTGGGGTTGCGCTGGACAATGGGCAATCGCTTAACAGGTAGATTAGATTATGGGTTTCCCCTTGTATCTGTACAAAATAGTCGTAAGACTCTCCAAGAGAGCGGATTGTATTTCTCTCTAATTTATAATCTTTTCTAG